The Alkalidesulfovibrio alkalitolerans DSM 16529 genome has a window encoding:
- a CDS encoding NAD-dependent epimerase/dehydratase family protein, translating to MQVLILGGDGYLGWPTAMYFSARGHAVTVVDNYFRRHAATELDTGMLYDVPNLVQRARIWHERTGREIKVVIGDLRNPETIRGIFTGNIKYAFQVEKSAFIVPDSVMHFAEQPSAPYSLMSHEHANFTLSNNILITNNLMFAVKDFSPETHIVHIGTMGEYGTPNIDIEEGWIDIEHKGRKDRFLFPRQASSIYHTSKIMDTDLLWFGIRTWNLRATDLMQGPVYGIETEETIIDPKLRPFFNYDEIFGTVVNRFITQAVAGYPLTVYGKGGQTRGYLNIRDTLQCVYKAALSPAEPGELRVFNQIMETFTVVELAEKTARVGRNLGLDVTVQYLENPRKEAEEHYYNPTYHRLLEMGVEPHYLTDEAMEGIMRIVREHGDAIRKDVIFRGVKW from the coding sequence ATGCAAGTTCTCATACTGGGTGGAGATGGATACCTCGGCTGGCCGACGGCCATGTATTTTTCCGCGCGCGGCCATGCCGTGACGGTCGTCGACAACTATTTCAGGCGTCATGCGGCAACGGAACTTGACACGGGGATGCTGTACGACGTTCCGAACCTCGTCCAGCGTGCCCGCATCTGGCATGAACGGACCGGCAGAGAAATCAAGGTCGTGATCGGCGACCTTCGCAACCCAGAGACGATCCGCGGCATTTTCACGGGAAACATCAAATACGCATTTCAAGTCGAAAAAAGCGCCTTCATCGTTCCTGATTCCGTGATGCACTTCGCGGAGCAGCCTTCGGCTCCCTATTCCCTGATGAGCCATGAGCATGCGAACTTCACGCTCTCCAACAATATTCTCATCACCAACAACCTGATGTTCGCGGTCAAGGATTTCAGTCCAGAGACGCACATCGTCCACATCGGCACCATGGGGGAATACGGCACGCCGAACATCGACATCGAGGAAGGCTGGATAGACATCGAACACAAAGGGCGCAAGGATAGGTTCCTGTTCCCGAGGCAGGCCAGTTCCATTTACCACACATCAAAAATCATGGACACTGATCTGCTGTGGTTCGGCATCAGAACATGGAACCTGCGCGCGACGGATCTGATGCAAGGCCCGGTTTACGGGATCGAGACGGAAGAGACGATCATCGATCCCAAGCTGAGGCCGTTCTTCAACTACGACGAGATATTTGGAACGGTCGTCAACAGGTTCATCACCCAGGCGGTGGCCGGGTATCCGCTCACCGTCTATGGCAAGGGAGGGCAGACGCGAGGGTATCTGAATATCCGGGATACGCTTCAGTGCGTCTACAAGGCGGCTTTGTCACCCGCCGAACCCGGTGAGTTGCGCGTGTTCAACCAGATCATGGAAACCTTCACTGTGGTCGAATTGGCCGAAAAAACGGCCAGGGTCGGCCGCAACCTCGGGCTGGACGTCACCGTCCAGTACCTCGAAAACCCGCGCAAGGAAGCAGAGGAACACTACTACAACCCGACTTACCACCGCCTACTCGAAATGGGAGTGGAGCCGCACTATCTGACGGATGAAGCCATGGAAGGAATAATGCGCATCGTGCGGGAGCACGGTGACGCCATCCGGAAAGACGTGATCTTCAGGGGCGTCAAATGGTGA
- a CDS encoding winged helix-turn-helix domain-containing protein produces MLTELFTSKTRIQVLLKLFLNPGVSSYLRELAAEFKVSPATIKDELDSLAGAGYLERSQSGRSVFFRANTNHPFFPEIHSIVRKHLGIDRVVEQVMTALAPIEAVYILDDYAEGRDSGIIDLLIVGDPKRGLLEGTRKGVEAKINRKIRTMIVSPEEFAAKRGMFLGRPHWQVV; encoded by the coding sequence ATGCTGACTGAGTTATTCACCTCCAAAACGCGCATCCAGGTGCTGCTCAAGCTGTTCCTGAATCCAGGCGTGTCGAGCTACCTGCGCGAACTGGCCGCCGAGTTCAAGGTCTCGCCCGCGACCATCAAAGATGAGCTGGACAGCCTGGCCGGGGCCGGATACCTGGAGCGCAGCCAGAGCGGCCGTTCGGTTTTCTTCAGGGCCAACACGAACCATCCCTTTTTCCCCGAGATCCACTCCATCGTGCGCAAGCATCTGGGCATCGACCGTGTGGTCGAGCAGGTCATGACCGCCCTGGCGCCCATCGAGGCCGTCTACATCCTGGACGACTACGCCGAGGGCCGCGACTCCGGGATCATCGACCTGCTCATCGTGGGCGATCCCAAGCGCGGGCTTCTGGAGGGCACGCGCAAGGGCGTGGAGGCGAAGATCAACCGCAAGATACGGACCATGATCGTATCGCCCGAAGAGTTCGCGGCCAAACGCGGCATGTTCCTCGGGCGTCCCCACTGGCAGGTCGTATAG
- a CDS encoding glycosyltransferase, whose protein sequence is MKILFLTRSLHRGGAETQLVQLATGLAERGHEVCVAVYYSGGALESELAGRGVRLHDLGKHGRWDLPGFAARLVRLVWRERPDVLHAYLTTANLLAASLGLFFPRTRIVWGVRATDMRGMRKDGVASLTMRLETLLARRSDLIITNSRASASRLAAHGVDKARIAVVANGIDTRRFEPSPDVRSASREAWGIPAEAVAVGLPARLDPVKDHATFLRAAKCLLESDRGVHFLCAGGGEPGFAARLRELADSLGIGHAVHWLGEMEDMRKFYAGLDLAVLSSTSESFPNVLCEAMACGVPCVATDVGDCALIVGEEGITVRPGDPEALANAMRDMLGRIASGSSSPERVRERVETLFGLDTMVRRSEELLMEISARQLGPKTMRWKG, encoded by the coding sequence GTGAAAATACTTTTCCTGACGCGCTCCCTGCATCGTGGCGGAGCCGAGACGCAACTTGTGCAGTTGGCGACCGGGTTGGCCGAACGCGGGCACGAAGTCTGCGTGGCGGTGTACTATTCCGGGGGGGCGCTCGAGAGTGAGCTTGCCGGGCGGGGCGTGCGGCTGCATGATCTTGGAAAGCACGGGAGGTGGGACCTGCCGGGTTTCGCGGCGCGGCTGGTCCGTCTGGTGTGGCGCGAGCGGCCGGACGTGCTGCATGCCTATCTGACCACGGCGAACCTGCTGGCCGCCAGCCTGGGGCTGTTCTTTCCCCGCACGCGCATCGTCTGGGGCGTGCGCGCCACGGACATGCGCGGGATGCGCAAGGACGGGGTGGCCTCGCTGACCATGCGACTGGAAACCCTGCTTGCCCGCCGCAGCGACCTGATCATCACCAACTCGCGGGCGTCCGCATCGCGCCTGGCGGCGCACGGGGTGGACAAAGCGAGGATCGCGGTGGTGGCGAACGGCATAGACACCCGCCGCTTCGAGCCTTCGCCCGACGTGCGGTCCGCAAGCCGCGAGGCCTGGGGGATTCCGGCGGAGGCGGTGGCCGTGGGGCTTCCTGCCAGGCTCGACCCGGTCAAAGACCACGCCACGTTTCTCCGGGCGGCGAAATGTTTACTGGAATCGGATCGCGGCGTACATTTTCTCTGCGCGGGAGGAGGGGAGCCAGGTTTTGCGGCCCGGCTTCGTGAATTGGCGGATTCGCTCGGGATCGGCCACGCCGTTCACTGGCTCGGCGAGATGGAGGACATGCGGAAGTTTTACGCGGGTCTCGATCTGGCCGTGCTGAGTTCGACGAGTGAGAGTTTTCCGAACGTCCTGTGCGAGGCCATGGCCTGTGGAGTGCCGTGCGTGGCCACGGATGTGGGCGACTGCGCGTTGATCGTGGGCGAGGAGGGAATCACGGTTCGACCGGGCGATCCCGAGGCCCTGGCCAATGCCATGCGGGACATGCTGGGCCGCATTGCGTCTGGCAGCTCGTCGCCGGAGCGTGTCCGCGAGCGGGTGGAGACGCTTTTCGGTC
- a CDS encoding GPW/gp25 family protein, which translates to MLPNSAHWQPALGRNGFVEGIEDIRQSIRIILETPQGSDPLRPEFGSNIYQYIDRPIDRARPHLVREAVRAIRRWEPRVTVVRVQVEQGDGPAHVLIRIEFRLADGALASAEVRA; encoded by the coding sequence ATGTTACCTAACTCTGCACACTGGCAGCCCGCATTGGGCCGGAACGGCTTTGTCGAAGGCATAGAAGACATTCGCCAATCCATCCGCATCATCCTGGAGACCCCCCAGGGGAGCGATCCGCTGCGTCCGGAGTTCGGCTCCAATATCTATCAATACATTGACCGGCCCATCGACCGCGCCCGCCCCCACCTGGTGCGCGAGGCTGTCCGCGCTATCCGGCGCTGGGAGCCTCGCGTCACCGTGGTGCGAGTCCAGGTGGAACAAGGGGACGGCCCCGCGCATGTTCTGATCCGGATCGAGTTCCGGCTCGCCGATGGCGCTCTGGCTTCTGCGGAGGTGCGCGCATGA
- a CDS encoding UDP-glucuronic acid decarboxylase family protein → MELKKRILVTGGAGFLGSHLCDRLLAQGHDVICVDNCFTGTKRNIYHLMDDPRFEFLRHDVTFPLYLEIDEIYNLACPASPVHYQHDPVQTTKTCVHGSINMLGLAKRTRARIMQASTSEVYGDPEQHPQREPYWGHVNPIGPRSCYDEGKRCAETLFMDYRRQHKVRIKIARIFNTYGPRMHPCDGRVVSNFIVQALKGESITVYGDGSQTRSFCYVDDMIEAFVRLMATGDDFTGPVNLGNPGEFTIMELAEKVVAMTGSRSKIEVRPLPFDDPRQRQPDIGLARSMLDWEPKVPLEQGLAATIAYFDDFLRQGDAVAAGAPRA, encoded by the coding sequence ATGGAACTGAAGAAGCGCATTCTGGTCACGGGCGGCGCGGGCTTTCTGGGTTCGCATTTGTGTGATCGGCTTCTGGCCCAGGGGCACGACGTGATCTGCGTGGACAATTGTTTCACGGGGACCAAACGCAACATCTATCACCTGATGGACGATCCCCGCTTCGAGTTCCTGCGCCACGACGTGACCTTTCCGCTCTATCTGGAGATCGACGAGATATATAACCTGGCCTGTCCGGCCTCGCCCGTCCACTACCAGCACGATCCCGTGCAGACCACCAAGACCTGTGTGCATGGCAGCATCAACATGCTCGGCCTGGCCAAGCGCACCCGCGCCCGGATCATGCAGGCTTCGACCTCCGAGGTCTACGGCGACCCCGAGCAGCATCCGCAGCGGGAGCCCTACTGGGGCCACGTCAACCCCATAGGCCCGCGCTCCTGCTACGACGAGGGCAAACGCTGCGCCGAGACGCTGTTCATGGACTACCGCCGCCAGCACAAGGTACGCATCAAGATCGCGCGCATCTTCAACACCTACGGTCCGCGCATGCACCCCTGCGACGGCCGCGTGGTCTCGAATTTCATCGTCCAGGCGCTCAAGGGCGAGTCTATCACGGTCTACGGCGACGGATCGCAGACGCGGTCCTTTTGCTACGTGGACGACATGATCGAGGCCTTCGTGCGGCTCATGGCCACGGGCGACGACTTTACCGGGCCGGTGAACCTGGGCAATCCCGGCGAGTTCACGATCATGGAGCTGGCCGAGAAGGTCGTGGCCATGACCGGATCGCGCTCAAAGATCGAGGTCAGGCCGCTGCCGTTCGACGACCCGCGCCAGCGCCAGCCCGACATCGGACTGGCCCGCTCGATGCTGGACTGGGAGCCGAAGGTGCCGCTTGAGCAGGGCCTGGCCGCGACCATCGCCTATTTCGACGACTTTCTGCGCCAGGGCGACGCCGTGGCCGCCGGAGCGCCCAGGGCATGA
- a CDS encoding phage tail protein, with product MADSVVPGVLATDERLAPMAELTQRLSLLPVDGLLVDLVDLVSAPFLPHLAEQFHVLGLEGWSTGLAEADQRELVRNAIRLHRKKGTPWAVRTALASIGYPGSELIEYKTYREEWESAGGRTLDGTWTADGSVVLSPPAGTVRRLAMRSWAEYAIRLNLAEGTWTRAQQRLVKDMAAQYAPVRCHLRALVTAVGSTFDSSITMLAPSQRLAIRMVQCRRFTVHNWQTLDGCWDVGGNYSERLLDGSWGLLGTVRLTGLRPAGAPLRSGFGEFRMRGRTSLPVSAAGGDRALPARQLWQPMPLDGRHKLGGHKLDGLWKVDGSWSLAYPTLLTIGQPRLDGTWRLGVEPGLPGVWFTAVATVRRGGATYREVL from the coding sequence ATGGCTGATTCCGTCGTCCCTGGAGTGCTGGCCACGGATGAGCGCCTTGCGCCTATGGCCGAGCTGACGCAGCGTCTTTCGCTGTTGCCGGTCGACGGACTGCTTGTGGACCTGGTCGACCTGGTGTCCGCGCCGTTTCTTCCGCATCTGGCTGAGCAGTTTCACGTTCTGGGTCTGGAGGGCTGGTCCACCGGCCTCGCCGAAGCGGATCAGCGCGAGCTGGTGCGCAACGCGATTCGGCTGCACCGGAAGAAGGGAACGCCCTGGGCGGTCCGCACCGCCTTGGCGAGCATTGGCTATCCCGGCTCGGAACTCATTGAATACAAGACTTATCGCGAGGAGTGGGAATCCGCTGGGGGCCGCACTCTCGACGGCACGTGGACCGCTGACGGCTCCGTTGTGCTCTCTCCTCCTGCTGGCACGGTCCGCAGGTTGGCCATGCGCAGCTGGGCCGAGTACGCGATCCGCCTGAACCTCGCGGAAGGGACGTGGACCAGAGCGCAACAGCGTCTCGTCAAGGACATGGCCGCACAGTATGCGCCTGTTCGTTGTCATCTGCGGGCCTTGGTCACCGCCGTCGGATCGACCTTTGATTCTTCCATCACAATGCTTGCTCCGTCGCAGCGGCTGGCCATTCGCATGGTCCAGTGCCGCCGCTTCACCGTTCATAACTGGCAAACCCTCGACGGCTGCTGGGATGTGGGCGGCAACTATTCCGAACGCCTTCTGGACGGCAGCTGGGGGCTTCTCGGCACCGTTCGACTGACGGGGCTCCGGCCTGCTGGCGCTCCCTTGCGCAGTGGGTTCGGCGAATTTCGGATGCGCGGCCGTACGAGCCTGCCTGTGTCAGCGGCGGGCGGTGACCGCGCGCTTCCTGCCCGGCAGCTTTGGCAGCCGATGCCTCTGGACGGTCGACACAAGCTCGGCGGGCATAAGCTGGACGGGCTGTGGAAGGTGGATGGCTCGTGGAGCCTCGCCTATCCGACCCTGCTGACGATTGGGCAGCCGCGACTTGACGGGACGTGGCGTTTGGGCGTGGAGCCCGGTCTTCCGGGTGTGTGGTTTACTGCCGTCGCGACCGTCAGGCGTGGTGGCGCAACATATAGAGAGGTGCTCTGA
- the wecB gene encoding non-hydrolyzing UDP-N-acetylglucosamine 2-epimerase, with product MSGKTRILTVVGARPQFVKAAPVSAALAAEGLDEILVHTGQHFDDNMSRVFFEEMGIPRPAHDLGLGGGTHGAMTGRMTEALESLILAERPDMVLVYGDTNSTLAGALAAVKLHVPVAHVEAGLRSFNRRMPEEVNRVLTDHAANILFCPTQTAVDNLAAEGVADGGPGRDPAARPFDRPVRVLLTGDVMYDAVLRFSGQVRAEGRIDRLRRELGLSGDFALCTVHRAENTDDPARLSAIFAALAGLSADLPVVVPLHPRTRARLAAQGISADASGLLLIEPVGFLDMMALLSGCGAVLTDSGGLQKEACFLGKPCVTMRDETEWVETVEQGWNVLAGADRERILLAARAACGQSAEPGRAPLQGYGQGDAAARIAEALKVF from the coding sequence ATGAGCGGAAAGACGCGCATCCTCACCGTGGTCGGGGCCAGGCCGCAGTTCGTCAAGGCCGCCCCCGTCTCGGCCGCGTTGGCGGCCGAGGGGCTGGACGAGATTCTGGTGCACACGGGCCAGCACTTCGACGACAACATGTCGCGCGTCTTCTTCGAGGAGATGGGCATCCCCCGCCCGGCGCACGATCTGGGGCTTGGCGGCGGCACGCACGGGGCCATGACCGGACGCATGACCGAGGCCCTTGAGTCGCTGATTCTGGCCGAGCGGCCGGACATGGTGCTGGTTTACGGCGACACCAACTCGACCCTGGCCGGGGCGCTCGCGGCCGTGAAGCTGCACGTGCCCGTGGCCCATGTGGAGGCGGGGCTGCGCAGCTTCAACCGCCGCATGCCCGAGGAAGTGAACCGCGTGCTCACGGACCACGCCGCGAACATCCTTTTTTGCCCCACGCAGACGGCCGTGGACAACCTGGCCGCCGAGGGCGTCGCGGACGGCGGGCCCGGCCGCGATCCGGCCGCGCGGCCCTTCGACAGGCCGGTGCGCGTGCTGCTCACGGGCGACGTGATGTACGACGCGGTGCTGCGCTTTTCCGGCCAGGTGCGCGCGGAAGGGCGCATCGACCGGCTGCGCCGCGAACTGGGGCTTTCGGGTGATTTTGCGCTGTGCACCGTGCACCGGGCCGAGAACACGGACGACCCGGCGCGGCTTTCGGCCATCTTCGCGGCCCTGGCCGGGCTTTCGGCCGATCTGCCGGTGGTCGTGCCGCTGCATCCGCGCACACGCGCCAGGCTCGCCGCGCAGGGGATTTCCGCCGATGCATCGGGACTCTTGCTTATCGAGCCGGTGGGCTTTCTGGACATGATGGCCCTGCTCTCGGGCTGCGGCGCGGTGCTCACGGACAGCGGCGGCCTGCAGAAGGAGGCCTGCTTCCTGGGCAAGCCGTGCGTGACCATGCGCGACGAGACCGAGTGGGTGGAGACCGTGGAGCAGGGGTGGAACGTCCTGGCCGGGGCGGATCGCGAACGCATCCTCTTGGCCGCGCGCGCCGCCTGCGGCCAATCGGCCGAACCCGGCCGCGCGCCGCTCCAGGGCTACGGCCAAGGCGATGCGGCCGCACGGATAGCGGAAGCGCTGAAAGTTTTTTGA
- a CDS encoding baseplate assembly protein, with protein MTLPKVVHEDSQLVTSELIAAYEAMTGKTLYPAQVERLLIDLIAYRETLMRASINDAARQNLVRFSRAPMLDYLGDLVGVTRLQPQAARTTLRFYSEAPVASGVVIPRGFRVKSGTGAVFATQSDALIPSGQSSVEVLALCDEPGAGANGLLPGDIKQSFDLLPDGIQVVNVTFSSGGADMEGDDRLRERIILAPEHFSVAGPTLSYRYHAMSANQSVVDVAVLSPEPGQVVLYPLVQGGLPSEDVLAQVAEAASADDVRPLCDTVTAASPVLYEYAISAEITLYHSADAADTLARATAAARAWADKAAATLGSDIVRSQIMAALSVSGVYRVHLALPLEDVDVPENGWASCTGVSVSVAGGVNG; from the coding sequence ATGACCCTTCCTAAGGTTGTCCACGAGGATTCCCAGCTTGTTACATCCGAGCTGATAGCAGCCTATGAGGCCATGACGGGGAAGACGCTGTATCCCGCCCAGGTCGAGCGGCTGCTGATAGACCTGATCGCCTACAGGGAAACCCTGATGCGGGCGTCCATCAACGACGCGGCGAGGCAGAACCTGGTGCGCTTTTCCAGGGCTCCCATGCTGGACTACCTCGGAGACCTGGTTGGCGTGACCAGGCTGCAGCCTCAGGCCGCCCGGACGACCTTGCGCTTCTATTCGGAAGCGCCGGTGGCTTCCGGCGTGGTTATTCCCAGGGGGTTCCGCGTGAAGTCCGGGACCGGGGCCGTGTTCGCCACGCAAAGCGACGCCTTGATTCCTTCCGGGCAGAGTTCCGTGGAAGTGCTCGCGCTGTGCGACGAGCCCGGAGCGGGCGCAAACGGCTTATTGCCGGGGGACATCAAGCAGTCGTTTGATCTGCTGCCGGACGGCATACAGGTCGTGAACGTGACCTTCTCAAGCGGCGGTGCCGACATGGAAGGCGACGACCGGCTTCGCGAGAGGATCATTCTCGCGCCTGAACATTTTTCTGTTGCTGGTCCCACGCTGTCGTATCGCTATCACGCCATGAGCGCGAACCAGAGCGTGGTGGACGTCGCGGTGCTATCTCCCGAGCCCGGCCAGGTGGTTCTGTATCCGCTGGTTCAGGGGGGCCTGCCGTCAGAGGACGTACTGGCACAGGTTGCCGAGGCCGCAAGCGCGGACGATGTGCGTCCGCTGTGCGACACGGTTACCGCAGCCTCGCCCGTCCTGTACGAGTACGCTATCTCTGCGGAGATAACTCTCTACCATTCCGCCGATGCCGCAGACACGCTTGCGCGCGCCACAGCCGCAGCGCGGGCATGGGCGGATAAGGCAGCCGCGACCCTTGGAAGCGACATCGTCCGCAGCCAGATCATGGCGGCTCTTTCCGTTTCCGGCGTGTACCGCGTCCACCTTGCCTTGCCCCTTGAAGACGTTGACGTGCCTGAAAACGGCTGGGCCAGCTGCACCGGCGTGTCCGTCTCTGTGGCTGGAGGCGTGAATGGCTGA
- the avd gene encoding diversity-generating retroelement protein Avd, producing the protein MSHARAGDSPPSSGYAQPSPYATLLAKIEEVEAYTHTVLQQYPKIERYALCADIRAALANIQRLSIVAWKRYHKKTTLQDLDVEIEVLRMWIRKSLRLKYITPRRYEIWVRHVNEIGRMVGGWLKAAR; encoded by the coding sequence GTGAGTCATGCAAGGGCGGGCGATAGCCCGCCCTCTTCCGGGTACGCCCAGCCGAGCCCGTACGCGACCCTCCTCGCGAAAATCGAAGAGGTGGAAGCCTACACACACACCGTGCTGCAGCAGTATCCGAAAATCGAGCGGTACGCCCTGTGCGCCGACATACGGGCGGCGCTGGCGAACATTCAGCGCCTCTCCATCGTCGCATGGAAGCGGTACCACAAGAAAACAACGCTGCAAGACCTCGACGTGGAGATCGAGGTTTTGAGGATGTGGATACGCAAATCGTTGCGCCTGAAATACATCACGCCGCGCCGCTATGAAATATGGGTGCGGCACGTAAACGAGATCGGCCGCATGGTCGGCGGATGGCTCAAGGCGGCAAGATGA
- a CDS encoding reverse transcriptase/maturase family protein, translating into MNIQGGCLSTRVLPDRGRQLEQRRECGAVERQLQQRGVELEHEHRCAPGERQRPEARRLRAAGQCLSFGASVLTCPVKDQQTAAASSRARKWLLVIIQMPITHSDLFARIIDFDNLWSAYLATRKGKRYRREVAEFSVNLEENLINIHNHLVWGSWEPGRPRSFTVFEPKRRDIQAPPFADRIVHHALVRVVEPLFERRFIYHSYACRTGKGAQRAVWALQRMLRTAHRNWQTPYVVKADIKSYFASIRHDVLFTAIERVVSCKDTLDLWKRITAGYGHDGVGLPVGALTSQLAANVMLDQLDHAMTDGAGVGRYVRYMDDFIIVAPDKAAAWRALNAAADTVAGLGLALNPKTKIIPAKCGVDFCGYRTWATHILPRKRNMRKARRMFRRMVRQYAAGQIPLQYVQQRVASFLAYTKHCSADRSVRSILGDAVFIKGE; encoded by the coding sequence ATGAATATTCAGGGCGGATGCCTGTCAACGCGAGTACTTCCCGATCGTGGGCGGCAACTGGAGCAACGGCGCGAATGCGGGGCTGTGGAACGTCAACTGCAACAACGCGGCGTCGAACTCGAACACGAACATCGGTGCGCGCCTGGCGAACGGCAACGGCCAGAAGCCCGTCGCTTACGGGCGGCGGGACAGTGCCTGTCCTTCGGGGCGTCCGTCCTGACCTGTCCGGTCAAAGATCAACAAACAGCAGCGGCAAGTAGCCGTGCGCGAAAGTGGCTGCTGGTAATCATACAAATGCCAATCACACACAGCGACCTATTCGCCAGAATCATCGACTTCGACAACCTGTGGAGCGCGTATCTGGCCACGCGAAAAGGCAAGCGGTACCGCCGTGAAGTGGCGGAGTTCAGTGTCAACCTGGAAGAGAACCTTATCAATATACATAACCATCTCGTATGGGGAAGCTGGGAGCCTGGAAGGCCCCGCAGTTTCACGGTTTTTGAACCCAAACGCCGGGATATTCAGGCTCCGCCATTTGCGGACAGAATTGTCCACCATGCCCTGGTCCGGGTGGTAGAGCCGCTGTTCGAGCGGCGGTTCATCTATCACAGCTATGCCTGCAGGACGGGCAAGGGCGCGCAGCGAGCCGTGTGGGCGTTGCAGCGCATGCTGCGTACGGCGCATAGGAACTGGCAAACTCCGTATGTCGTAAAGGCCGACATCAAGAGCTATTTCGCCAGTATTCGACATGATGTGCTGTTCACGGCCATTGAGCGGGTCGTCTCCTGTAAGGACACCCTTGACCTCTGGAAGAGGATCACCGCCGGGTATGGCCATGATGGCGTCGGCCTTCCGGTCGGCGCTTTGACGAGTCAGCTCGCCGCCAATGTCATGCTGGACCAGCTGGATCACGCCATGACGGATGGCGCGGGCGTCGGGCGGTATGTTCGGTATATGGACGACTTCATAATCGTTGCCCCCGACAAGGCTGCTGCATGGCGCGCCTTGAACGCCGCAGCGGATACGGTCGCCGGGCTCGGGCTGGCCTTAAACCCCAAAACCAAGATCATTCCGGCAAAGTGCGGAGTCGACTTCTGCGGCTATCGCACCTGGGCGACGCATATCCTGCCCCGCAAGAGAAACATGCGCAAGGCGCGCCGGATGTTCCGGAGGATGGTCAGGCAATACGCCGCCGGACAGATACCGCTTCAATATGTCCAGCAGCGAGTGGCCAGCTTTCTGGCATACACCAAGCATTGCTCGGCAGATCGCAGCGTGCGGTCCATTCTGGGCGATGCCGTATTTATCAAAGGAGAATGA
- the cysC gene encoding adenylyl-sulfate kinase — protein sequence MFTIWFTGLSGAGKTTLSRKLHDELVRRGLKSEWLDGDVVRANLSQGLTYSKQDRDINVLRIGFVSHLLNRNDVISVVGAIAPYEETRQKNRKLLGRYVEVFLQCSKEKLIERDCKGLYKKALCGEIKNFTGISDPYESPVAPEITIKTDCVSEAEALTAVIRYLEDNSFIPRRKEVAEKEVSLAE from the coding sequence ATGTTCACCATATGGTTTACAGGCCTTTCAGGAGCAGGAAAAACGACCCTGTCCCGCAAGCTGCACGATGAACTGGTGCGGCGCGGACTCAAATCCGAGTGGCTTGACGGGGACGTTGTCCGCGCGAACCTGAGCCAGGGGCTGACTTATTCGAAACAGGATAGGGACATAAACGTTCTGCGCATCGGTTTCGTCTCGCACCTGCTCAACCGCAACGACGTGATCAGCGTCGTCGGCGCCATCGCTCCGTACGAGGAGACTAGGCAAAAGAACAGAAAGCTCCTGGGGAGATATGTCGAGGTCTTTTTGCAGTGCAGCAAGGAGAAGCTCATCGAGCGCGATTGCAAGGGACTGTATAAAAAGGCGCTATGTGGAGAGATCAAAAACTTCACCGGCATCAGCGATCCCTATGAATCTCCCGTGGCCCCGGAGATAACCATCAAGACCGACTGCGTGTCCGAGGCCGAGGCCCTGACCGCCGTCATCCGATACCTTGAGGACAACTCATTCATCCCCCGGCGGAAGGAAGTGGCCGAGAAGGAGGTCTCCCTTGCGGAATAG